TCCCTTTTTCTTTACCTGTACCACCTAAAGTTACGCCCTGATAGATTGTGACATTATCACCGATTCTACAAGTTTCTCCAATGACAACACCCATACCGTGGTCGATGAATAGACGTTTACCAATTTGGGCACCAGGATGAATTTCAATGCCCGTAAAGAAACGTGTTATTTGAGAAATTAATCTTGCGACAACGTATTTCTTTTTTTTATATAATTCATGCGCTATTAAATGGCTCCATATTGCATGTAATCCAGCATATGACGTAACAACTTCAAATGTTGTTTTTGCTGCGGGGTCTTGCTCAAATACCATATTAATATCGTCTTTCATTCTTTTTATTACTTTAAACAAGGTATATTCCCTCCCTAATAAAAAAGCACCCT
The genomic region above belongs to Staphylococcus durrellii and contains:
- the cysE gene encoding serine O-acetyltransferase, producing MKDDINMVFEQDPAAKTTFEVVTSYAGLHAIWSHLIAHELYKKKKYVVARLISQITRFFTGIEIHPGAQIGKRLFIDHGMGVVIGETCRIGDNVTIYQGVTLGGTGKEKGKRHPDIGNNVLIAAGAKVLGNIQIDSDVNIGANSVVLTSVPSYSTVVGIPGHIVKQDGRRIGKTFDHLNLPDPIYEQMKELERQLEKTRNGEIQDDYII